A region of Subdoligranulum variabile DNA encodes the following proteins:
- a CDS encoding dihydroorotate dehydrogenase electron transfer subunit, with the protein MNAISCKLQVLAQETLAPDIRRLVVQWQDPRHEPHAGQFYMLRAWAPEATPILSRPISVHDFDNQSGALTFLYQVKGEGTQKLAALQPGQTLTVTGPCGNGFDAVALAGQYKKIAVVGGGIGTAPLLLLCKQLCRAGVRPDLYVGFRDEPYGMEAFVPWCHTIHLATDSGAHGHHGLVTDLLDAANYDVVLTCGPMVMMRGVAKLCAAAGTPCLASLEKKMACGLGACLGCTCHTKVGPRTVCKDGPVFQAEEVFD; encoded by the coding sequence GTGAATGCAATAAGCTGTAAACTTCAGGTCCTGGCCCAGGAGACTCTGGCGCCGGACATCCGCCGTCTGGTGGTCCAGTGGCAGGATCCCCGCCACGAACCGCACGCCGGTCAGTTCTATATGCTGCGGGCCTGGGCTCCGGAGGCAACTCCCATCCTGTCCCGCCCCATCAGCGTCCATGACTTTGACAACCAGAGCGGTGCGCTGACCTTCCTGTATCAGGTAAAGGGGGAGGGGACCCAGAAGCTGGCAGCTCTCCAGCCCGGCCAGACACTGACCGTCACCGGCCCCTGCGGCAACGGATTTGACGCTGTGGCGCTGGCGGGTCAGTACAAGAAAATTGCCGTGGTGGGCGGCGGCATTGGCACCGCTCCGCTGCTGCTGCTCTGCAAGCAGCTCTGCCGCGCCGGGGTACGCCCCGACCTGTATGTGGGATTCCGGGACGAGCCCTACGGCATGGAAGCCTTTGTGCCCTGGTGCCACACCATCCATCTGGCCACCGATTCCGGTGCCCACGGCCATCATGGCCTGGTCACCGACCTGCTGGATGCGGCCAACTACGATGTGGTACTGACCTGCGGTCCCATGGTCATGATGCGCGGCGTGGCCAAGCTCTGCGCAGCGGCTGGCACGCCCTGCCTGGCCAGTCTGGAAAAGAAGATGGCCTGCGGGCTGGGCGCCTGCCTGGGCTGCACCTGCCATACCAAGGTGGGCCCCCGCACCGTCTGCAAGGACGGCCCTGTATTCCAAGCCGAGGAGGTGTTTGACTGA
- the pyrF gene encoding orotidine-5'-phosphate decarboxylase, with protein sequence MTNMDKLYESVAANGPVCVGLDTEISYLPTTDTAKTAGENVVEFNRALIAATKGVAGCYKVQIAYYESLGLDGMRAYAETLKMARATGLPVIADIKRGDIAKTAEMYAKAHFTGDFEADIVTLAPYMGLDSISPYLPYCKDQGKGVFVLCRTSNPGAKDFEYQKLADGRHIYDLVGDSLTEMGKDYMGECGYSSIGLVIGGTYTEEATAIRAAYKNTFFLIPGYGAQGGKAADIAQYLTKGNGGVVNSSRGILLAYKKQPGVAFDEAAYNECVRMREDIQGECNKL encoded by the coding sequence ATGACCAACATGGATAAACTGTACGAAAGCGTTGCGGCCAACGGCCCGGTCTGCGTGGGCCTGGACACCGAGATCAGCTATCTGCCCACTACCGACACCGCCAAGACCGCAGGGGAGAACGTGGTGGAGTTCAACCGTGCGCTGATCGCGGCCACCAAAGGCGTGGCAGGCTGCTACAAGGTGCAGATCGCCTACTATGAGTCTTTGGGCCTGGACGGCATGCGCGCCTACGCCGAAACGCTCAAGATGGCCCGCGCCACCGGCCTGCCGGTCATTGCCGACATCAAGCGCGGCGACATCGCCAAGACTGCCGAAATGTACGCCAAAGCGCACTTTACCGGTGATTTTGAGGCCGACATCGTCACGCTGGCGCCCTATATGGGTCTTGACTCCATCAGCCCCTATCTGCCCTACTGCAAGGACCAGGGCAAAGGCGTCTTTGTGCTCTGCCGCACCTCCAACCCTGGCGCCAAGGACTTTGAATACCAGAAACTGGCCGATGGCCGCCACATCTACGATCTGGTGGGCGACAGCCTGACCGAGATGGGCAAGGATTACATGGGCGAGTGCGGCTACTCCAGCATCGGCCTGGTCATCGGCGGCACCTACACCGAGGAAGCCACCGCCATCCGGGCTGCGTACAAGAACACCTTCTTCCTGATCCCGGGTTACGGTGCCCAGGGCGGCAAGGCAGCTGATATCGCCCAGTACCTGACCAAGGGCAACGGCGGTGTGGTCAACTCCAGCCGCGGCATCCTGCTGGCTTACAAGAAACAGCCCGGCGTGGCCTTCGACGAGGCCGCCTACAATGAATGTGTGCGCATGCGGGAGGATATTCAGGGTGAATGCAATAAGCTGTAA
- a CDS encoding dihydroorotase — protein MLIRNAKDYNGKPVELWLHDGKIAAVGLGLLVPEGEDVLDAKGRTVLPSFIDTHCHWRTPGFEYKEDIATGSAAAAAGGYTFVNLMPNTKPVCSTAEIAHAVEEEARRIGLCDANQTVSITKDFDGKTIDHLATLPDDIKFITEDGHGVMNNAVMARVFALATERGLTVMSHAEDSDISPWDYRLAENIETVRNCHLAEYYGTRLHMCHVSTKEAVDAIRMSRMRGARVSCEVTPHHLWFDDSRLQYKVNPPIRKAEDVTALIQAIKDGTVTCIGTDHAPHTAEEKEKGAAGMVGLETAFGVCYTKLCREQCLPLELLSFLMSAGPAAVMGLADRKGLLQPGYDADVVLVDLDHMYQVDASELHSKSKNCPYDGAYLFGKVVTTIKGGKVTFQIEE, from the coding sequence ATGCTGATCCGCAATGCGAAAGACTATAACGGAAAGCCTGTGGAACTCTGGCTGCACGACGGCAAAATCGCCGCTGTAGGTCTGGGACTGCTGGTGCCGGAAGGGGAGGACGTGCTGGATGCCAAGGGCCGCACGGTGTTGCCCTCCTTCATCGACACCCACTGCCACTGGCGCACGCCGGGCTTTGAGTACAAGGAGGACATCGCCACCGGCTCTGCGGCAGCCGCCGCGGGCGGGTACACCTTTGTGAACCTGATGCCCAACACCAAGCCGGTCTGCTCCACGGCGGAGATTGCCCACGCTGTGGAGGAGGAAGCCCGCCGTATCGGTCTGTGCGATGCCAACCAGACGGTCTCCATCACGAAGGATTTCGACGGCAAGACCATCGACCACCTGGCTACGCTGCCCGATGACATCAAGTTCATCACCGAGGACGGCCACGGCGTCATGAACAATGCTGTCATGGCGCGGGTCTTTGCCCTGGCTACCGAGCGCGGCCTGACGGTCATGTCCCACGCCGAGGACAGCGATATCAGTCCCTGGGACTACCGCCTGGCGGAGAATATCGAGACGGTGCGCAACTGCCACCTGGCCGAGTACTACGGCACCCGGCTGCATATGTGCCATGTTTCCACCAAAGAGGCGGTGGACGCCATCCGGATGAGCCGGATGCGCGGGGCGCGGGTGAGCTGTGAGGTCACGCCCCATCACCTGTGGTTTGACGACAGCCGCCTGCAGTACAAGGTCAACCCACCCATCCGCAAGGCGGAAGATGTGACGGCTCTGATCCAGGCCATCAAGGACGGCACCGTGACCTGCATCGGCACCGATCATGCGCCCCATACTGCGGAAGAGAAGGAAAAGGGCGCCGCCGGCATGGTGGGGCTGGAGACCGCCTTTGGCGTCTGCTACACCAAGCTCTGCCGGGAACAGTGCCTGCCGCTGGAGCTGCTCAGCTTCCTGATGAGCGCCGGCCCGGCTGCCGTCATGGGACTGGCCGACCGCAAAGGCCTGCTGCAGCCCGGTTACGACGCCGACGTGGTGCTGGTGGATCTGGACCACATGTACCAGGTGGATGCTTCGGAACTGCACAGCAAGAGCAAAAACTGCCCCTATGACGGTGCCTATCTTTTTGGTAAGGTCGTCACCACCATCAAGGGCGGCAAAGTCACCTTTCAGATCGAGGAATAA
- the epsC gene encoding serine O-acetyltransferase EpsC: protein MGLWEDAKNIRDKDPAARNVLEVIILYPGFHVLVTHRIAHFFYQKKLFFIARLISQLSRHFTGIEIHPGAKIGHKLFIDHGMGIVFGETTEIGDNCTIYHGVTLGGTGKDTGKRHPTLGNNVLVGAGAKVLGPVYIGDNVRVGAGSVVLKNLPANATAVGVPAEVVRVGNIKCCPADDLDQQALPDIVSNRISELEARLSRMEAKLQGEYPPDKPSRAQ, encoded by the coding sequence ATGGGTCTTTGGGAAGACGCGAAAAATATCCGGGACAAGGATCCCGCTGCCCGCAATGTGCTGGAGGTCATCATCCTGTATCCCGGTTTTCATGTGCTGGTAACGCATCGCATCGCACATTTTTTCTACCAGAAAAAACTGTTCTTTATTGCGCGGCTGATCAGTCAGCTCTCGCGCCATTTTACCGGTATTGAGATCCATCCCGGTGCCAAAATCGGCCACAAGCTGTTCATCGACCACGGCATGGGCATCGTCTTCGGCGAAACCACCGAGATCGGCGACAACTGCACCATCTACCACGGCGTGACTCTGGGCGGCACCGGCAAGGATACCGGCAAGCGGCACCCCACGCTGGGCAACAACGTGCTGGTAGGGGCCGGTGCCAAGGTGCTGGGCCCTGTGTACATCGGCGACAACGTCCGGGTGGGCGCCGGCAGCGTGGTACTGAAAAATCTGCCCGCCAACGCTACTGCCGTGGGTGTGCCCGCCGAAGTGGTGCGGGTGGGCAACATCAAATGCTGCCCGGCCGATGACCTGGACCAGCAGGCGCTGCCCGATATCGTCAGCAACCGAATTTCGGAGCTGGAGGCCCGTCTGAGCCGGATGGAGGCAAAACTGCAGGGCGAATATCCGCCGGACAAACCGTCCCGCGCCCAATAA
- a CDS encoding ABC transporter ATP-binding protein — MTTKKESPKVWKKIFALLPRKQKGEFFLVLAILAVSAVLSQLTPLTIGYLTDHVLAAQSATFQSVLPILLVILLVNVVNEVIKVIRRLIVEDAATQAEKNARQRAALSLLMAPLSYFRNHMTGNIHGRLNRSLEGTVKLIKLLFMDFAPAVFTGVAAIVTIFWQLPFTVACLVILVIPVGTFIVFRQISTQKGIRVELMDTKADMDGTMVELLGGIETIRALDSAHTESARIEAQSEQLRRKEMRHHKAMAFYDCLKFVNEAFFSVLVIGLSVLLASQQVITIGTVLTAYLCFTQLTGPLRELHRILDEFSECVVLADDYFQLLELPLDFSYEETPEGGNTRLAGNDIRLCGVRFSYPEKPDQPILKDIDLCIDAGKFIGVAGPSGCGKSTLIKVIDKLERADGAVTLGGASLAALSRRVLAENVALVPQTPFLIADTVYHNICYGLSGDIPLADVQEAARKANIAADIEKLPGRYDFVLSEGGTNLSGGQRQRIALARIFLRKPKILILDEATSALDNTSEKLIQREIERMKEECGTTVISIAHRLSTLQNCDEILVMDGGRIVQRGTFRELENTPGIFQDMARGILK; from the coding sequence ATGACCACAAAGAAAGAATCCCCAAAAGTCTGGAAAAAGATTTTTGCCCTGCTGCCCCGAAAACAAAAGGGGGAATTTTTTCTGGTGCTGGCAATTCTGGCCGTGTCGGCCGTATTGAGCCAGTTGACGCCGCTGACCATCGGCTATCTGACCGACCACGTACTGGCCGCCCAGAGCGCCACCTTTCAGTCGGTCCTGCCGATCCTGCTGGTCATTTTGCTGGTGAACGTGGTCAATGAGGTCATCAAGGTCATCCGCCGCCTGATCGTGGAAGACGCCGCCACCCAGGCCGAAAAAAACGCCCGCCAGCGGGCCGCCCTCTCCCTGCTGATGGCTCCTCTTTCCTATTTCCGGAACCATATGACCGGCAACATCCACGGGCGACTCAACCGCAGTCTGGAAGGCACCGTCAAACTCATCAAGCTGCTCTTTATGGACTTTGCTCCCGCTGTCTTCACCGGGGTGGCGGCCATCGTCACGATCTTCTGGCAGCTGCCGTTCACGGTGGCCTGTCTGGTGATCCTCGTTATTCCCGTGGGCACCTTCATCGTTTTCCGGCAGATCAGCACCCAGAAAGGCATCCGCGTGGAGCTCATGGACACCAAAGCCGACATGGACGGGACCATGGTGGAGCTCCTGGGCGGCATCGAGACCATCCGCGCTCTGGACAGCGCCCATACCGAGAGCGCCCGTATCGAAGCCCAGTCCGAACAGCTGCGCCGAAAAGAGATGCGCCATCACAAGGCCATGGCGTTCTACGACTGTCTGAAATTCGTGAATGAGGCTTTTTTCAGCGTACTGGTCATCGGGCTTTCGGTGCTGCTGGCTTCCCAACAGGTCATCACCATCGGCACCGTGCTGACCGCTTATCTCTGTTTTACCCAGCTGACCGGCCCGCTGCGGGAACTGCACCGGATTCTGGATGAGTTTTCCGAGTGCGTGGTTCTGGCCGACGATTACTTCCAGCTGTTGGAATTGCCCCTGGATTTTTCCTACGAGGAAACGCCGGAAGGCGGCAACACCCGCCTGGCTGGCAACGATATCCGTCTGTGCGGGGTGCGGTTCAGCTATCCGGAAAAGCCGGACCAGCCGATCCTGAAAGACATCGACCTGTGCATCGACGCCGGAAAGTTTATCGGCGTGGCCGGTCCCAGCGGCTGCGGGAAGTCCACGCTCATCAAGGTCATCGACAAGCTGGAACGGGCAGACGGAGCGGTAACGCTGGGCGGAGCTTCTCTTGCGGCCCTTTCCCGCCGGGTACTGGCAGAGAATGTGGCGCTGGTACCGCAAACGCCTTTCCTGATCGCGGATACCGTCTACCATAACATCTGTTACGGTCTGTCCGGAGACATCCCGCTGGCGGATGTGCAGGAAGCCGCCCGCAAGGCCAACATTGCCGCTGACATCGAAAAACTGCCGGGGCGCTACGACTTTGTGCTGTCGGAGGGCGGCACCAACCTTTCCGGCGGGCAGCGCCAGCGCATTGCCCTGGCCCGTATCTTCCTGCGCAAACCAAAGATTCTCATTCTGGACGAGGCTACTTCGGCGCTGGACAACACGTCGGAGAAACTCATCCAGCGGGAAATCGAGCGGATGAAGGAAGAATGCGGTACCACCGTTATCTCCATTGCCCACCGGCTTTCCACCCTGCAGAACTGTGATGAGATCCTGGTCATGGACGGCGGCCGCATCGTACAGCGCGGGACCTTCCGGGAACTGGAAAACACGCCGGGCATTTTCCAGGATATGGCACGGGGTATTTTGAAATAA
- a CDS encoding YitT family protein: protein MTQNKTVNLLLEVLGCFISAAGIYSFAVAAEVPVTGVAGICAILYRLFGLPMGLSNVLINVPIVILSYKLLGRSFLLRSLRCMILFAVFTDYLLPIMPVYTGNRLLATICGGVVGGIGDALIYMQNSSTGGIDFITMAIKAKRPHLPFGNLTFGAALAVILLNGAVFHDVDSIIYGLMFNFIVAAVINKMMFGFSSSMLALIVTDDGKAACDEIDRVADRGSTILQGRGGYAGQPKDVVLCACSNKQLYEIEHAMQVLDPGCFIIMLQSNEVQGEGFRRLELGKNDERSS from the coding sequence ATGACCCAAAACAAGACCGTCAATCTGCTGCTCGAAGTGCTGGGCTGTTTTATTTCAGCGGCGGGCATCTACAGTTTCGCGGTGGCCGCGGAAGTCCCCGTCACCGGCGTGGCCGGCATCTGTGCCATCCTGTACCGATTGTTCGGCCTGCCCATGGGCCTGAGCAACGTGCTCATCAACGTGCCCATCGTCATTCTGAGCTATAAGCTGCTGGGCCGTTCCTTTTTGCTGCGCAGCCTGCGCTGCATGATCCTCTTTGCGGTCTTTACCGACTATCTGCTGCCCATTATGCCGGTTTACACCGGCAACCGGTTACTGGCAACCATCTGCGGCGGCGTAGTGGGGGGCATCGGCGACGCACTGATCTACATGCAGAACTCCAGCACCGGCGGTATCGACTTCATCACGATGGCCATCAAGGCCAAGCGGCCTCATCTGCCCTTCGGCAACCTGACCTTCGGCGCAGCGCTGGCGGTTATCCTCCTCAACGGCGCGGTGTTTCATGACGTGGATTCCATCATCTACGGTCTGATGTTCAATTTTATTGTGGCGGCCGTCATCAACAAGATGATGTTCGGTTTCTCCTCGTCCATGCTGGCGCTCATTGTTACCGACGACGGCAAAGCGGCCTGCGACGAGATCGATCGTGTGGCCGACCGCGGTTCCACGATCCTGCAGGGGCGCGGCGGGTACGCCGGACAGCCCAAGGATGTGGTGCTCTGCGCCTGCTCCAACAAGCAGCTTTATGAGATCGAGCACGCCATGCAGGTGCTGGATCCCGGCTGTTTCATCATCATGCTGCAGTCCAATGAGGTCCAGGGCGAGGGCTTCCGTCGCCTGGAACTGGGTAAGAACGACGAGCGATCCTCCTGA
- a CDS encoding uracil-DNA glycosylase, with protein sequence MLLHQQLTPLLDGDWAPFLTAECSKPYFSELDSFVTEAAAARTVYPAPENIFAAFRACPAHKVRVVILGQDPYHEPGQAMGLSFSVPDACKTPPSLKNIFKELESEFGPVAVRHNDLTPWARQGVLLLNTVLTVEQGAAFSHAGHGWETFTRAALAYVAELDSAPLAAILWGKPAQKYAPLFKDASARRPVLILESAHPSPLSAYRGFFGSAPFGKVDAFLQEHGEAPIIWQE encoded by the coding sequence ATGCTGCTGCACCAGCAACTCACCCCGCTTCTGGACGGCGACTGGGCACCGTTTCTGACCGCCGAGTGTTCCAAGCCCTATTTTTCGGAACTGGACAGCTTTGTGACCGAAGCTGCTGCCGCGCGCACTGTCTATCCGGCTCCCGAAAATATCTTTGCAGCGTTTCGTGCCTGCCCGGCCCACAAGGTACGGGTCGTCATCCTGGGGCAGGATCCCTACCACGAGCCCGGCCAGGCCATGGGGCTTTCCTTTTCGGTGCCCGACGCCTGTAAAACGCCCCCCAGTCTCAAAAACATCTTCAAAGAGCTGGAGTCCGAGTTCGGCCCGGTCGCCGTCCGCCATAATGACCTGACGCCCTGGGCCAGACAAGGGGTTTTGCTGCTGAACACCGTTCTGACCGTGGAGCAGGGCGCGGCCTTTTCCCATGCGGGCCACGGCTGGGAGACCTTTACCCGTGCAGCCCTTGCCTATGTGGCGGAACTGGATTCCGCGCCGCTGGCGGCCATTCTGTGGGGCAAACCGGCGCAGAAATATGCTCCCCTTTTCAAAGACGCCTCCGCCCGGCGCCCCGTGCTGATTCTGGAATCGGCCCATCCCAGCCCGCTGTCAGCCTATCGGGGCTTCTTCGGTTCTGCGCCGTTCGGGAAGGTCGATGCCTTTTTGCAGGAACATGGCGAAGCACCGATCATCTGGCAGGAATAG
- a CDS encoding peptide deformylase: protein MIREICKDVIFLAQKAEPATPEDLPVAADLLETLEYHKDGCVGMAANMIGVNKRIIAFDNEGKYQVMFNPEILRRSGPYEAEEGCLSLTGVRPVKRWKTIKVQWQNEKFQQRIKNFTGWTAEIIQHEIDHCEGIII, encoded by the coding sequence ATGATTCGCGAAATCTGCAAAGATGTGATCTTTCTGGCACAAAAGGCTGAGCCTGCCACCCCGGAGGACCTACCTGTAGCCGCGGACCTGCTGGAAACGCTGGAATACCATAAGGACGGCTGCGTCGGCATGGCCGCCAACATGATCGGCGTCAACAAACGGATCATCGCCTTTGACAACGAAGGCAAGTATCAGGTCATGTTCAACCCTGAGATCCTGCGCAGGTCCGGCCCTTACGAGGCGGAAGAGGGCTGCCTTTCGCTGACCGGCGTACGCCCGGTCAAACGCTGGAAGACCATCAAGGTCCAATGGCAGAACGAGAAATTCCAGCAGCGGATCAAGAACTTTACCGGCTGGACCGCCGAGATCATCCAGCACGAGATCGACCACTGTGAAGGCATTATCATCTGA
- a CDS encoding SDR family oxidoreductase, whose amino-acid sequence MFTEKVAVITGGARGIGKAIADEFRKASAHVCIIDLLPNDYYVGDLAEQTVLEDFARKVLADYGHVDFLINNALPLMKGLDQCSYDEFNYALRVGVTAPFYLTKLFAPHLAPGAAIVNISSSRDRMSQPQTESYSAAKGGISALTHALAVSLAGKARVNSISPGWIDTDYTVYEGPDATQQPAGRVGNPLDIANMVLYLCSDKAGFITGENICIDGGMTRQMIYHNDFGWTLQGGNA is encoded by the coding sequence ATGTTTACAGAGAAGGTAGCCGTCATCACCGGCGGTGCCAGGGGCATTGGCAAGGCCATTGCCGATGAGTTCCGCAAAGCCAGCGCCCATGTGTGTATCATTGACCTGCTGCCCAACGATTACTATGTGGGGGATCTGGCGGAGCAGACGGTGCTGGAAGATTTTGCCCGGAAAGTCCTTGCCGACTACGGGCATGTGGATTTTCTGATCAACAATGCACTGCCGCTGATGAAGGGGCTTGATCAATGCAGCTATGATGAGTTCAACTATGCATTGCGGGTAGGCGTCACCGCCCCCTTCTATCTCACCAAGCTGTTTGCGCCCCACCTGGCCCCCGGCGCTGCCATTGTCAACATTTCTTCTTCCCGTGACCGCATGAGCCAGCCTCAAACCGAGAGTTATTCGGCGGCTAAAGGCGGTATTTCGGCCCTGACCCACGCCCTTGCCGTAAGCCTGGCGGGCAAGGCCCGGGTGAATTCCATCTCCCCTGGATGGATCGACACCGACTACACGGTCTACGAGGGGCCCGATGCCACACAGCAGCCGGCGGGACGTGTGGGCAATCCGCTGGATATCGCCAACATGGTGCTCTATCTCTGTTCCGACAAGGCTGGTTTCATCACCGGGGAAAACATCTGCATCGACGGCGGCATGACCCGACAGATGATCTATCACAACGACTTCGGCTGGACCCTGCAAGGAGGCAACGCCTGA
- a CDS encoding flavodoxin family protein yields MKTAICYYSRHHGNTRKVLEAMAGEGDIDLIDVTTRQVVRLEAYDCIGFASGIYGFEFHKGVVSFARQYLPEGKPVFFVYTYGGARGNGAKTMEALAREKGCLVLGEFSCKGYDTFGPFKLVGGLSKGHPDAQDLEDARRFYRDLVKRFSGGAQA; encoded by the coding sequence ATGAAAACCGCCATCTGCTACTACTCCCGCCACCACGGCAATACCCGCAAGGTCCTGGAAGCCATGGCCGGTGAGGGCGATATCGATCTTATTGATGTGACCACCCGTCAGGTCGTCCGTCTGGAGGCCTATGACTGCATCGGTTTTGCCTCCGGCATCTACGGCTTCGAGTTTCACAAAGGGGTGGTATCCTTTGCCCGGCAATATCTGCCCGAGGGCAAGCCGGTCTTCTTCGTCTACACCTACGGCGGTGCCCGAGGCAACGGTGCCAAGACCATGGAAGCTCTTGCCCGGGAAAAAGGCTGCCTGGTACTGGGCGAATTCAGCTGCAAAGGATACGACACTTTCGGCCCGTTCAAGCTGGTGGGCGGCCTCTCCAAAGGGCATCCCGACGCACAGGACTTGGAGGACGCCCGTCGGTTTTACCGGGATCTTGTGAAACGCTTTTCCGGAGGTGCACAGGCATGA
- a CDS encoding metallophosphoesterase family protein, whose product MNLAILSDTHGLLRPQVVNYLKTADVILHGGDINRQSVVDELRHYAPLYVVRGNNDKEWAEAIPHDLRVTLGGVRFFMVHNKKELPSDLADVDVVVFGHSHKYLQEEKDGLLWLNPGSCGPRRFHQEITMMMAHVADGKITVEKISIPHEAK is encoded by the coding sequence ATGAACCTCGCCATTCTCTCCGACACCCATGGTCTGCTGCGCCCCCAGGTAGTGAATTATCTGAAGACCGCCGACGTTATCCTGCACGGCGGGGATATCAACCGGCAGTCTGTCGTGGACGAACTGCGGCACTATGCGCCGCTTTATGTCGTCCGTGGCAACAACGACAAAGAATGGGCGGAGGCAATACCCCATGATCTCCGGGTCACGTTGGGTGGTGTGCGCTTTTTCATGGTCCACAATAAAAAGGAACTGCCATCCGACCTCGCGGATGTGGACGTGGTGGTGTTCGGACACTCCCATAAATATCTGCAGGAGGAGAAGGACGGTCTGCTCTGGCTCAATCCGGGTTCCTGCGGGCCGCGCCGTTTCCACCAGGAGATCACCATGATGATGGCCCATGTGGCGGACGGCAAAATCACCGTGGAGAAAATTTCGATTCCCCACGAGGCAAAATGA
- a CDS encoding DUF5808 domain-containing protein, with protein sequence MAKRKWTRQETDAWLDSHDSWFYANREDANLFVRKRCLGINWTFNWGNPWSWVMTAGLTALLVSVAILGG encoded by the coding sequence ATGGCCAAGCGGAAATGGACGCGGCAGGAGACCGATGCCTGGCTGGACAGCCACGACAGCTGGTTTTATGCCAACCGGGAGGATGCAAATCTTTTTGTGCGCAAGCGATGCCTGGGAATCAATTGGACTTTCAACTGGGGAAATCCCTGGTCATGGGTCATGACGGCGGGTCTGACCGCCTTGCTGGTGTCTGTGGCCATTCTGGGCGGATAA
- a CDS encoding DUF2200 domain-containing protein, giving the protein MNNEALFAMKFSRVFPLLIAKAERKGRSREEVYQVATWLTGYGAADLDRLLTSDLAYGDFFRNAPALNEKRRLIRGSICGVKVESIQEPLLQEIRYLDKLVDELAKGKPMDKILGE; this is encoded by the coding sequence ATGAACAACGAAGCTTTGTTTGCGATGAAATTTTCCAGGGTCTTTCCGCTGCTGATTGCCAAAGCGGAGCGCAAAGGCCGTTCCCGGGAGGAGGTGTACCAAGTCGCCACCTGGTTGACCGGGTACGGCGCAGCCGATCTTGACCGTTTGCTGACCAGTGATCTTGCCTATGGTGATTTTTTCAGAAATGCCCCCGCGCTGAACGAAAAACGTCGTCTGATCCGGGGCAGCATCTGCGGCGTGAAGGTGGAATCCATTCAGGAACCGCTGCTGCAGGAGATCCGCTATCTGGACAAACTGGTGGATGAGCTGGCCAAAGGCAAGCCGATGGATAAAATTCTGGGAGAGTAA
- a CDS encoding alpha/beta hydrolase, whose translation MHQYTIGGKSVSVFPGKTPGAPAIYLNTFAEEGQQVYAQLQKMSLPAFSLVAVSDLDWNRDMVPWDAPPAFKRGEPCIGGADTYLHLLTDAILPVAEKALPGPPCWRGLAGYSLAGLFAVYAMYKTDHFSRIASMSGSLWFPGFREYAVSHPIRHLPERLFFSLGDKESKTRNPVLQTVRERTEELLAYYQSLGICSVFQLNSGNHYNHAAERTAAGIAWLLKA comes from the coding sequence ATGCATCAATACACCATCGGCGGCAAGTCCGTGTCGGTTTTTCCCGGCAAGACCCCGGGGGCTCCCGCAATCTATCTGAACACCTTTGCAGAGGAAGGGCAGCAGGTCTATGCCCAGCTGCAAAAAATGTCTTTGCCCGCGTTTTCCCTGGTTGCCGTCAGCGATCTGGACTGGAACCGTGATATGGTCCCCTGGGATGCACCGCCCGCCTTCAAACGTGGGGAGCCCTGTATCGGCGGCGCCGATACCTATCTGCACCTGCTCACCGATGCCATTCTGCCCGTAGCAGAAAAGGCGCTGCCTGGTCCCCCCTGCTGGCGCGGCCTGGCAGGCTATTCCCTGGCCGGACTGTTTGCCGTGTATGCCATGTACAAGACCGATCACTTTTCCCGCATCGCCAGCATGTCCGGCTCCCTCTGGTTTCCCGGATTCCGGGAATATGCCGTTTCTCATCCCATCCGGCATTTGCCGGAGCGGCTGTTCTTCTCCCTGGGCGACAAGGAAAGCAAAACCCGCAATCCGGTGCTGCAAACCGTCCGGGAGCGCACCGAAGAACTCCTGGCTTACTACCAAAGTTTGGGAATTTGTTCGGTGTTTCAGCTGAACTCGGGGAACCACTACAACCATGCAGCGGAGCGTACCGCCGCCGGCATCGCCTGGCTGCTGAAGGCCTGA